The proteins below come from a single Thermopolyspora flexuosa genomic window:
- a CDS encoding efflux RND transporter periplasmic adaptor subunit, which produces MKLSTKRRALLLNGALAVLLVAGAGVAYASLNGGGREAPAVSAPTARVTRATVTATVSASGSVESAKTRSLSFGVSGTVSKIHVKPGDKVRKGQVLARLDDSAARENLEAAAAALEAARDAGTDTASGYAQYVSARNTYREARRALAGTVLKAPFAGTVTAVNGTVGGSASGTSSSAGSSGSSGSSRGGGGATGSAQGSSGGSGGGFIELADTSKLQIVGNFTEADVTRIKVGQPATFTFDALTGVTAQGKVTLIDPVARTGDNVVQYAVTIAMTEVPEEVRLGQTATVQVVVDEAEDVLAVPASAVTTAGGRSTVTVLENGVEVRRTVEVGVRGDTLVEIRSGLDEGDEVVRRATTGTNGTTGGRMPGFGGRGGFGGGPGGGFGGGPR; this is translated from the coding sequence GTGAAGCTGTCGACGAAGCGCAGAGCGCTGTTGCTCAACGGGGCGCTCGCGGTGCTCCTCGTGGCCGGGGCCGGGGTGGCGTACGCGTCCCTCAACGGCGGGGGACGGGAGGCGCCCGCCGTGTCCGCGCCGACCGCGCGGGTGACCCGGGCCACGGTGACGGCCACGGTGTCGGCGTCCGGGTCGGTGGAGAGCGCGAAGACCCGGTCGCTGAGCTTCGGCGTCAGCGGCACGGTGTCGAAGATCCACGTCAAGCCGGGCGACAAGGTCCGCAAGGGCCAGGTGCTGGCCCGGCTCGACGACAGCGCGGCGCGGGAGAACCTGGAGGCCGCGGCGGCGGCGCTGGAGGCGGCGCGGGACGCGGGCACCGACACCGCGTCCGGGTACGCGCAGTACGTCAGCGCCCGCAACACCTACCGGGAGGCCAGGCGCGCCCTCGCCGGAACCGTGCTCAAGGCCCCGTTCGCGGGCACGGTCACCGCGGTGAACGGCACCGTGGGCGGCTCCGCGAGCGGCACCTCGTCGTCCGCCGGCTCGTCCGGCTCCTCGGGTTCCTCGCGGGGCGGCGGCGGGGCGACCGGCAGCGCGCAGGGCTCCTCGGGCGGGTCCGGCGGCGGGTTCATCGAGCTCGCCGACACGAGCAAGCTGCAGATCGTCGGCAACTTCACCGAGGCCGACGTCACCAGGATCAAGGTGGGGCAGCCCGCCACGTTCACCTTCGACGCGCTCACCGGCGTCACCGCGCAGGGCAAGGTGACCCTCATCGACCCGGTCGCCCGCACCGGCGACAACGTGGTGCAGTACGCGGTGACGATCGCGATGACCGAGGTGCCCGAGGAGGTACGGCTCGGCCAGACCGCGACCGTGCAGGTCGTCGTCGACGAGGCCGAGGACGTGCTCGCCGTACCCGCCTCGGCGGTGACCACGGCCGGTGGCCGGTCCACGGTGACCGTGCTGGAGAACGGCGTCGAGGTGCGCCGGACCGTCGAGGTCGGGGTGAGGGGCGACACGCTCGTCGAGATCAGGTCCGGCCTCGACGAGGGCGACGAGGTGGTCCGGCGGGCCACCACCGGCACGAACGGCACCACCGGCGGAAGGATGCCCGGGTTCGGCGGCCGCGGCGGCTTCGGCGGCGGTCCCGGCGGCGGCTTCGGCGGAGGCCCCCGGTGA
- a CDS encoding ABC transporter ATP-binding protein — MSGTAPATPVLDVRGVTKVYGRGATEVHALRGVSLTVERGDYVAIMGASGSGKSTLMNILGCLDVPTSGRYLIDGIDVGRLDERRLALLRNRKIGFVFQSFNLIPRMSALANVELPLVYGGIRPAERRRRALAALEQVGLADRVHHEPNELSGGQQQRVAVARALVTSPALLLADEPTGNLDTKATADVLAILDRLSAAGRTIVLITHEDDVAAHAKRVIRLIDGEIVEDRRRVPVDAPPPRFTPEYGTAPAAGGIAGIGEGPVGR; from the coding sequence GTGAGCGGGACGGCGCCCGCGACCCCGGTGCTCGACGTGCGCGGCGTGACCAAGGTGTACGGCCGCGGCGCCACCGAGGTGCACGCGCTGCGCGGGGTGTCCCTCACCGTGGAGCGCGGCGACTACGTGGCGATCATGGGCGCGTCGGGCTCCGGCAAGTCCACGCTCATGAACATCCTCGGCTGCCTCGACGTGCCCACCTCGGGCCGGTACCTGATCGACGGCATCGACGTGGGCAGGCTCGACGAGCGGCGGCTCGCCCTGCTGCGCAACCGCAAGATCGGTTTCGTCTTCCAGTCGTTCAACCTCATCCCGCGGATGAGCGCCCTCGCCAACGTCGAGCTGCCGCTGGTGTACGGCGGGATCAGACCGGCCGAGCGGCGCCGCCGGGCCCTCGCCGCGCTCGAGCAGGTGGGCCTCGCCGACCGGGTGCACCACGAGCCGAACGAGCTCTCCGGCGGCCAGCAGCAGCGGGTCGCCGTGGCCCGCGCGCTCGTCACCTCGCCCGCGCTGCTGCTCGCCGACGAGCCGACCGGCAACCTCGACACCAAGGCCACCGCGGACGTGCTCGCCATCCTCGACCGGCTGAGCGCGGCCGGCCGTACCATCGTGCTGATCACCCACGAGGACGACGTCGCCGCGCACGCCAAGCGGGTGATCCGGCTCATCGACGGCGAGATCGTCGAGGACCGCCGCCGGGTGCCGGTGGACGCGCCCCCGCCGAGGTTCACACCGGAGTACGGCACGGCGCCCGCCGCGGGCGGGATAGCCGGGATCGGTGAAGGGCCGGTCGGGCGATGA
- a CDS encoding ABC transporter permease, whose amino-acid sequence MSAVEILRFALRGLLANKLRSALTMLGIMIGVAAVILLVAVGQGTSDAITSNIARLGSNTLTVTPSFTGGMRGPGGFGGAGRAGATGPRTQAKRLSLADARALADASAAPSVKTVSPVVTAAALTATYEGASHTIGRLVGTYPSYFEASNRPVARGSYFVNDDVLASRKLAVIGTTVAGALFGEVDPVGRQITISGVPFTVVGVLKETGTQGVQDADDIVIAPLPAVQQSLTGFGPLDQIVVQAKSADVVDDAEAEITAILNERHGITGTASPDYRIQNQAALQETVSTAAGTFTVLLAAIAGISLVVGGIGITNIMLVTVTERTREIGIRKAIGATRGAILGQFLAEATMLSLAGGLLGVAIGVLGSRFTIAGIQPVIVPGSIVAALGVSVAIGLFFGVFPANRAAKLRPIEALRHD is encoded by the coding sequence ATGAGCGCGGTCGAGATCCTCCGGTTCGCGCTGCGCGGCCTGCTCGCCAACAAGCTGCGCAGCGCGCTCACCATGCTCGGCATCATGATCGGCGTCGCCGCGGTGATCCTGCTCGTCGCGGTGGGCCAGGGCACCTCGGACGCGATCACGTCGAACATCGCCCGCCTCGGCTCGAACACGCTCACCGTCACCCCGTCGTTCACCGGCGGCATGCGCGGCCCGGGCGGCTTCGGCGGCGCCGGGCGGGCGGGCGCCACCGGCCCGCGTACCCAGGCCAAGCGGCTCAGCCTCGCCGACGCGCGGGCGCTCGCCGACGCCTCGGCCGCGCCGTCGGTGAAGACCGTGTCCCCGGTGGTGACCGCGGCCGCGCTCACCGCCACCTACGAGGGGGCGAGCCACACCATCGGCCGCCTCGTCGGGACGTACCCGAGCTACTTCGAGGCGTCGAACCGGCCGGTGGCGAGGGGCTCGTACTTCGTCAACGACGACGTGCTCGCCTCCCGCAAGCTCGCCGTGATCGGCACCACCGTGGCCGGGGCGCTGTTCGGCGAGGTGGATCCGGTCGGCAGGCAGATCACGATCAGCGGCGTGCCGTTCACCGTGGTCGGGGTGCTGAAGGAGACCGGCACCCAGGGCGTGCAGGACGCCGACGACATCGTGATCGCGCCGCTGCCCGCGGTGCAGCAGAGCCTCACCGGGTTCGGCCCGCTCGACCAGATCGTGGTGCAGGCGAAGAGCGCCGACGTGGTGGACGACGCCGAGGCGGAGATCACCGCGATCCTCAACGAGCGCCACGGCATCACCGGTACGGCGAGCCCCGACTACCGCATCCAGAACCAGGCGGCCCTGCAGGAGACGGTGAGCACCGCGGCCGGCACCTTCACCGTGCTGCTCGCCGCGATCGCCGGGATCAGCCTCGTGGTCGGCGGCATCGGCATCACGAACATCATGCTCGTCACCGTGACCGAGCGGACCCGGGAGATCGGCATCCGCAAGGCGATCGGCGCGACCCGGGGCGCGATCCTCGGCCAGTTCCTCGCCGAGGCGACCATGCTCAGCCTCGCCGGCGGCCTGCTCGGCGTCGCCATCGGCGTGCTCGGCAGCCGGTTCACCATCGCCGGGATCCAGCCGGTGATCGTGCCGGGCTCGATCGTGGCGGCGCTCGGCGTGTCCGTGGCGATCGGCCTGTTCTTCGGCGTGTTCCCGGCGAACCGGGCGGCCAAGCTGCGCCCGATCGAGGCGCTGCGCCACGACTGA
- a CDS encoding DUF5666 domain-containing protein has product MTATRPTPDRQTGARRPGEDPLATSPFGSDVDAELAAAPRRGVSKVTVALGAGVIFVAGVIVGIQAHKAFGGDDARGGGQVAAGGGAAQRPGAAGQAAQGQGGGFGRGQGGRGGGFGGGPGGGATIGTVSRVDGDTIYLETMQGTTVTVRTGEDTRIRVTKDGTVSDLEQGTTVIVRGTQADDGSVDATEVSQASGRGGGPGFGGGPGFGGGPGGAPGGGRGRDGGQGGAG; this is encoded by the coding sequence ATGACCGCGACCAGACCCACACCCGACAGGCAGACCGGCGCCCGCCGGCCGGGGGAGGACCCGCTCGCCACCTCCCCGTTCGGCTCCGACGTCGACGCCGAGCTCGCCGCCGCCCCGCGCCGGGGCGTGTCGAAGGTGACGGTCGCGCTCGGCGCGGGCGTGATCTTCGTGGCGGGCGTGATCGTCGGCATCCAGGCGCACAAGGCGTTCGGCGGCGACGACGCCCGGGGTGGCGGGCAGGTCGCCGCGGGCGGGGGCGCGGCCCAGCGGCCCGGGGCGGCCGGCCAGGCGGCCCAGGGGCAGGGCGGCGGCTTCGGGCGCGGGCAGGGCGGCCGGGGCGGCGGCTTCGGCGGCGGCCCCGGCGGCGGGGCCACCATCGGCACGGTGAGCCGGGTCGACGGCGACACGATCTACCTGGAGACGATGCAGGGCACCACGGTCACCGTGCGCACCGGCGAGGACACCCGGATCCGGGTGACCAAGGACGGCACGGTCTCCGACCTGGAGCAGGGCACCACCGTGATCGTGCGCGGCACGCAGGCCGACGACGGCAGCGTCGACGCCACCGAGGTGAGCCAGGCCTCCGGGCGCGGCGGCGGCCCCGGGTTCGGCGGCGGGCCCGGGTTCGGCGGCGGGCCCGGCGGTGCGCCGGGCGGCGGCCGAGGCCGTGACGGTGGCCAGGGCGGCGCCGGATGA
- a CDS encoding response regulator transcription factor, producing the protein MTSANATIRRPEGLLLVVDDEPNIRELLSASLRHAGFDVVTAADGREALQLAERCRPDLVVLDVMLPDLDGFAVANRLRASVRWLPVVFLTARDATEDKILGLGLGDDYVTKPFSLEEMLARIRAVLRRSRGEHTLPARLQVADLELDEETRRVWRAGRQVRLSPTEFKLLRYFMRNAGRALSKAQILEHVWHYDFGGDHNVVESYVSYLRRKVDNREPRLIHTLRGVGYVLRAPREPEPCSD; encoded by the coding sequence ATGACCAGCGCGAACGCCACCATCAGGCGGCCCGAGGGCCTCCTGCTCGTGGTCGACGACGAGCCGAACATCCGGGAGCTGCTCTCGGCGAGCCTGCGCCACGCCGGGTTCGACGTGGTCACCGCGGCGGACGGGCGCGAGGCGCTGCAGCTCGCCGAGCGCTGCCGCCCCGACCTCGTCGTGCTCGACGTGATGCTCCCCGACCTCGACGGGTTCGCGGTGGCGAACCGGCTGCGCGCGAGCGTGCGATGGCTCCCGGTGGTGTTCCTCACCGCCCGGGACGCCACCGAGGACAAGATCCTCGGCCTCGGCCTCGGGGACGACTACGTGACCAAGCCGTTCAGCCTCGAGGAGATGCTCGCCCGCATCCGCGCGGTGCTGCGCCGCAGCCGGGGCGAGCACACCCTTCCGGCCCGGCTCCAGGTCGCCGACCTCGAGCTCGACGAGGAGACCCGCCGGGTGTGGCGGGCGGGCAGGCAGGTACGGCTCTCGCCGACCGAGTTCAAGCTGCTCCGCTACTTCATGCGCAACGCGGGCCGGGCGCTGTCGAAGGCGCAGATCCTCGAGCACGTCTGGCACTACGACTTCGGCGGCGACCACAACGTGGTCGAGTCCTACGTCTCCTACCTCCGCCGCAAGGTCGACAACCGGGAGCCGCGCCTCATCCACACCCTGCGCGGCGTCGGCTACGTGCTGCGCGCCCCCCGCGAGCCGGAGCCCTGCTCGGACTAG
- a CDS encoding SPFH domain-containing protein: MDAALIAGIVVAFLAIVTVLKAVRIVPQARAANVERLGRYFRTLEPGLNFVIPYVDRVRPLIDLREQVVSFRPQPVITEDNLVVDIDTVLYFQVTDPRAAEYEIANYIQAIEQLTVTTLRNVIGGMDLEKTLTSRDTINSQLRGVLDEATGKWGIRVNRVEIKAIDPPKTIKEAMEKQMRAERDKRAAILTAEGQRQSQILTAEGEKQSAILRAEGERSALILRADGQAKAIDQVFQAVHRNDPDPKLLAYQYLQILPQLAQGQGNTFWVIPSEVTAALQSVSKAFTESLPRAATTEQQNAATAASAAAAVEAARQAEQAAAQAKAEAEESAGPRQISARAATPDPIQDLAAEPAKDPAKPAE; the protein is encoded by the coding sequence ATGGACGCCGCCCTGATCGCCGGTATCGTCGTCGCGTTCCTCGCCATCGTCACCGTGCTGAAGGCGGTGCGCATCGTTCCGCAGGCCCGCGCCGCGAACGTGGAACGGCTCGGCCGGTACTTCCGCACCCTCGAACCCGGCCTCAACTTCGTCATCCCCTACGTGGACCGGGTCCGGCCGCTGATCGACCTTCGCGAGCAGGTCGTGTCGTTCCGGCCGCAGCCGGTCATCACCGAGGACAACCTCGTCGTCGACATCGACACCGTCCTGTACTTCCAGGTCACCGACCCGCGCGCCGCCGAGTACGAGATCGCCAACTACATCCAGGCGATCGAGCAGCTCACCGTGACCACGCTGCGGAACGTCATCGGCGGCATGGACCTGGAGAAGACGCTCACCTCCCGGGACACGATCAACAGCCAGCTGCGCGGCGTGCTCGACGAGGCGACCGGCAAGTGGGGCATCCGGGTCAACCGCGTCGAGATCAAGGCGATCGACCCGCCGAAGACGATCAAAGAGGCGATGGAGAAGCAGATGCGCGCCGAGCGGGACAAGCGCGCCGCGATCCTCACCGCCGAGGGCCAGCGTCAGTCGCAGATCCTCACCGCCGAGGGTGAGAAGCAGAGCGCGATCCTGCGCGCCGAGGGTGAGCGGTCCGCCCTCATCCTCCGGGCGGACGGCCAGGCGAAGGCGATCGACCAGGTCTTCCAGGCCGTGCACCGCAACGACCCGGACCCCAAGCTGCTCGCCTACCAGTACCTGCAGATCCTGCCGCAGCTCGCGCAGGGCCAGGGCAACACGTTCTGGGTCATCCCGAGCGAGGTGACCGCCGCGCTGCAGAGCGTGTCGAAGGCGTTCACCGAGTCGCTGCCGCGCGCCGCCACCACCGAGCAGCAGAACGCCGCCACCGCCGCGTCGGCCGCCGCCGCGGTCGAGGCCGCCCGCCAGGCCGAGCAGGCCGCCGCGCAGGCGAAGGCCGAGGCCGAGGAGAGCGCGGGCCCGCGCCAGATCTCCGCCCGCGCCGCCACCCCGGACCCGATCCAGGACCTGGCCGCCGAGCCGGCGAAGGACCCCGCCAAGCCCGCTGAGTGA
- a CDS encoding NfeD family protein — MDSWVLWLILAAVLGIAEVFTLTAALGLLGLAATLTAVTAALGVPVPVQLIVFVVASIAGLWVVRPIARRHMIQPPPRRFGVSALVGKPAYVVREVTARDGRVRIDGEEWSARSYDESIVIPVGTTVDVMEIEGATALVYPRE, encoded by the coding sequence GTGGACTCGTGGGTCTTGTGGCTGATTCTCGCGGCGGTGCTGGGCATCGCCGAGGTCTTCACGTTGACGGCGGCCCTGGGACTGCTCGGCCTGGCGGCCACATTGACCGCCGTGACCGCGGCCCTCGGGGTGCCGGTGCCCGTTCAGCTGATCGTGTTCGTGGTCGCGTCGATCGCGGGACTGTGGGTCGTCCGGCCGATCGCCCGGCGGCACATGATCCAGCCGCCGCCGCGGCGCTTCGGCGTCTCGGCCCTCGTCGGCAAACCGGCGTACGTCGTCCGTGAGGTGACCGCCCGCGACGGCAGGGTGCGGATCGACGGGGAGGAGTGGTCGGCCCGCTCCTACGACGAGTCGATCGTCATCCCCGTCGGCACCACCGTGGACGTGATGGAGATCGAGGGAGCCACCGCCCTCGTCTACCCCAGGGAGTGA
- a CDS encoding EF-hand domain-containing protein: protein MPGKHRKPPLCPRYATDPPAHHRPRRKRGTTVSEYAATFDLVDADGDGLISAQEFARLMEVLGQPITLEAAQAAIATIDADGDGRINLDEFSAYLASAR, encoded by the coding sequence ATTCCCGGAAAACACCGGAAACCACCGCTTTGTCCTCGCTACGCTACAGATCCACCTGCGCACCACCGGCCCCGGCGAAAGCGAGGAACCACAGTGAGCGAGTACGCGGCGACCTTCGACCTCGTGGACGCCGACGGCGACGGCCTGATCTCGGCGCAGGAGTTCGCGCGGCTCATGGAGGTCCTCGGGCAGCCGATCACCCTGGAGGCCGCCCAGGCGGCGATCGCCACCATCGACGCGGACGGCGACGGCCGGATCAACCTCGACGAGTTCTCCGCGTACCTCGCCTCGGCCCGCTGA
- a CDS encoding ATP-binding protein, which translates to MSGPPERGAFLRYPINEDLSFLRRQVDDYLASLGFDERRRMDFVLAVNEALGNVLDHTDGPGTLALGCDAEHVVAEISDTAGLLTDPDAGMSPPPPGAPRGYGLWLMRELCDTVEIATDDRGSVVRLRMRRPAAPPHAAAADGAAGSPAG; encoded by the coding sequence ATGTCCGGACCACCCGAGCGAGGCGCGTTCCTCCGCTATCCGATCAACGAGGACCTCTCCTTCCTCCGCCGGCAGGTGGACGACTACCTCGCCTCGCTCGGCTTCGACGAGCGGCGGCGCATGGACTTCGTGCTCGCGGTGAACGAGGCGCTCGGCAACGTGCTCGACCACACCGACGGCCCGGGCACGCTCGCGCTCGGGTGCGACGCCGAGCACGTCGTCGCGGAGATCAGCGACACCGCCGGGCTGCTCACCGATCCGGACGCGGGCATGTCCCCGCCCCCGCCCGGCGCGCCGCGCGGGTACGGCCTGTGGCTCATGCGCGAGCTGTGCGACACCGTGGAGATCGCCACCGACGACCGGGGCTCGGTGGTACGGCTGCGCATGCGGCGCCCCGCGGCCCCGCCGCACGCGGCCGCGGCGGACGGCGCGGCGGGCTCGCCCGCGGGCTGA
- a CDS encoding serine/threonine-protein kinase, giving the protein MEPESERSRGLREGDLLIRRYRLLERLAEGGMSAIWRAFDESIQRTVAIKVQDGPLDGEPICRELIRREARTAARLHHPDVIEVYDYGETVTTQGRIAAFVVMRLLEGRPLAERLQEGPLPWWEAARLAERIALVLALAHERGIVHRDVTPENVLLTPEGPKLIDFGIAAITGEEGDERLNDYGTPPYVAPERLRGVTADPAIDVYALGVMLFEMFTGELPYPERTWEALEVVRRIGPPPTPEVPGLPPELARLCRSCLSQNPEERPSAQQAAEILARAAARRRRRHIRPAWAAISGLAVVALAAGIAVLSGIGDRQATRTAGVADGPVARPPARVPEAGGGVPGASGGDGGRAVRPAEPRTVTPPAEREGGRRPAVPDRRTGGRDGDRAGGAPAAGGGIARSVPRRPEPARPIGRYEAARRGGAARERLRPEAALDLTWVVHPVAGEPDEPDRKGADTSGGFPVRERPGPIRAGTAGPGAVRGDTARPYAVRAVRADLAGGLGVRLTLIHGTPGHDAPPPGWDPA; this is encoded by the coding sequence GTGGAACCGGAGAGCGAACGCAGCCGCGGGCTGCGCGAGGGCGACCTGCTCATCCGCCGCTACCGGCTACTGGAACGGCTCGCCGAGGGCGGCATGTCGGCCATCTGGCGTGCCTTCGACGAGTCGATCCAGCGCACGGTCGCCATCAAGGTGCAGGACGGGCCGCTCGACGGCGAGCCGATCTGCCGTGAGCTCATTCGGCGTGAGGCGCGGACCGCGGCCCGGCTGCACCACCCCGACGTGATCGAGGTGTACGACTACGGCGAGACCGTCACCACCCAGGGGCGGATCGCCGCCTTCGTGGTGATGCGGCTGCTGGAGGGGCGGCCGCTCGCCGAGCGGCTGCAGGAGGGACCGCTGCCCTGGTGGGAGGCGGCCCGCCTCGCCGAACGCATCGCGCTCGTGCTCGCGCTCGCGCACGAGCGCGGCATCGTGCACCGCGACGTCACGCCGGAGAACGTGCTGCTCACCCCCGAGGGGCCGAAGCTCATCGACTTCGGCATCGCCGCGATCACCGGCGAGGAGGGCGACGAGCGGCTCAACGACTACGGCACGCCGCCGTACGTCGCGCCGGAGCGGCTGCGCGGGGTGACCGCCGACCCGGCGATCGACGTGTACGCGCTCGGCGTCATGCTGTTCGAGATGTTCACCGGCGAGCTGCCCTACCCGGAGCGCACCTGGGAGGCCCTGGAGGTGGTGCGCCGGATCGGGCCGCCGCCCACGCCCGAGGTGCCGGGCCTGCCCCCGGAGCTGGCCCGGCTCTGCCGGAGCTGCCTCAGCCAGAACCCGGAGGAACGGCCGAGCGCCCAGCAGGCCGCCGAGATCCTCGCCCGCGCCGCGGCCCGGCGGCGCAGGCGGCACATCCGGCCCGCCTGGGCGGCGATCTCCGGCCTCGCCGTGGTCGCGCTCGCGGCGGGCATCGCGGTGCTGTCCGGGATCGGCGACCGGCAGGCCACCAGGACCGCCGGGGTCGCGGACGGGCCCGTGGCCCGGCCGCCCGCGCGCGTGCCCGAGGCCGGCGGCGGCGTGCCCGGCGCGTCCGGCGGGGACGGCGGCCGGGCGGTCCGGCCGGCCGAGCCGCGCACGGTCACCCCGCCGGCCGAGCGGGAGGGCGGGCGCCGCCCGGCCGTACCCGACCGGCGGACCGGCGGGCGGGACGGTGACCGGGCCGGGGGCGCACCGGCGGCCGGGGGCGGCATCGCGCGATCCGTCCCGCGGCGGCCGGAACCGGCGCGGCCGATCGGCCGCTACGAGGCGGCCCGCCGCGGGGGCGCCGCGCGGGAGCGGCTGCGGCCCGAGGCGGCGCTCGACCTGACGTGGGTGGTGCACCCCGTGGCCGGGGAACCGGACGAGCCGGACCGGAAGGGCGCGGACACCTCCGGCGGGTTCCCGGTCCGCGAGCGGCCGGGCCCGATCAGAGCGGGCACCGCCGGGCCGGGCGCCGTCAGGGGGGACACGGCCCGGCCGTACGCGGTCAGGGCGGTCCGGGCGGATCTCGCCGGCGGGCTCGGGGTGCGGCTCACCCTGATCCACGGCACGCCCGGCCACGACGCGCCGCCGCCCGGGTGGGACCCGGCCTGA
- a CDS encoding LacI family DNA-binding transcriptional regulator: MAEQPTLAQVAAAAGVSPATASRVLTGSVRVSTSARRQVHEAISRLGYVRRRAPRGSSPRRSDRLVAAVVCDPIHRVFAEPFYARLLAAIEDALGKNGIATMVMSAAATTVSTVATPLVAGAVSGVLLVGARSGHPLAVTLAASGVPVRCIGRPPDGLEMPFIDVDNADGARQAAEHLLLQGRRHITMIGGSANLPAARQRIDGFRTRLNEAGVHDVPVAYGDFTHASGVHATRWLLQRMPNLDAIFAASDTMAAAAINVLRETGRKVPDDVAVIGFDDVPLARHTRPPLTTVRQPIEDLAAVGVRLLLSGISGSTPDQNPILPAELVVRESA, translated from the coding sequence TTTCGCCGGCTACGGCCTCCCGGGTGCTCACCGGCTCGGTACGGGTGAGCACTTCGGCACGCCGGCAGGTCCACGAGGCCATCTCACGGCTCGGTTACGTGCGGCGCAGGGCGCCGCGCGGCTCCTCCCCCCGGCGCTCCGACCGCCTGGTCGCCGCCGTGGTCTGCGATCCCATCCATCGCGTGTTCGCCGAACCCTTCTACGCACGCCTACTCGCCGCCATCGAGGACGCCCTGGGCAAGAACGGAATCGCGACGATGGTGATGAGCGCCGCCGCCACCACGGTGTCCACCGTGGCCACGCCGCTCGTCGCCGGCGCGGTGAGCGGCGTCCTCCTCGTGGGTGCCCGGTCGGGGCACCCGCTCGCGGTCACCCTCGCCGCCTCCGGCGTCCCGGTGCGGTGCATCGGCCGGCCGCCGGACGGCCTCGAGATGCCCTTCATCGACGTCGACAACGCGGACGGAGCGCGCCAGGCGGCCGAGCACCTGCTGCTGCAGGGTCGCAGGCACATCACCATGATCGGCGGCTCGGCGAACCTGCCCGCCGCCCGCCAGCGCATCGACGGCTTCCGCACCCGGCTCAACGAGGCGGGCGTCCACGACGTGCCCGTGGCGTACGGGGACTTCACCCACGCCTCGGGCGTGCACGCCACCCGCTGGCTGCTCCAGCGCATGCCGAACCTCGACGCCATCTTCGCCGCCTCGGACACGATGGCGGCCGCGGCGATCAACGTGCTGCGGGAGACCGGCCGCAAGGTGCCCGACGACGTCGCCGTGATCGGCTTCGACGACGTGCCGCTCGCCCGGCACACCCGGCCCCCGCTCACCACCGTGCGTCAGCCGATCGAGGACCTCGCGGCGGTCGGCGTCCGCCTGCTGCTCTCCGGCATCTCCGGCTCCACCCCGGACCAGAACCCGATCCTCCCGGCGGAACTGGTGGTGCGTGAGTCGGCGTGA